A genomic window from Arthrobacter globiformis includes:
- a CDS encoding ABC transporter ATP-binding protein codes for MPEPLLAIDSLTKTFHVAKSASGNTRLKALDGISLTVGRGETLGLVGESGCGKSTLARTLMMLETPDEGSVSFEGTNPFGLRGKELLNWRRRVQMVFQDPFASLNARMNAGDIIAEPWATHRSLYPTSKEREARVRELLQMVGLRPSDARKSPQEFSGGQRQRIGIARALALNPDVIILDEPVSALDLSVQAQVLNLLNELQKELGVSYIFISHDLTVVRHVADRVAVMYLGRIIETGATDEVFDHPRHPYTAALMSASPKLDVSGTQRDRIVLRGELPSPLDPPSGCRFRTRCWKAQDICAEVSPEPQVLAAPDGTRHLAECHFPLDSIKL; via the coding sequence ATGCCTGAGCCGCTTCTGGCCATTGACAGCCTGACCAAGACGTTCCATGTGGCCAAGAGCGCCAGCGGAAACACCCGGCTCAAGGCCCTGGACGGCATCAGCCTGACAGTCGGCCGCGGGGAAACCCTCGGCCTGGTCGGCGAGTCCGGCTGCGGCAAGTCAACCCTGGCGCGGACCCTGATGATGCTGGAAACGCCGGACGAAGGATCGGTGAGCTTTGAGGGGACCAACCCGTTCGGGCTCCGCGGCAAGGAGTTGCTGAACTGGCGCCGGCGGGTGCAGATGGTGTTCCAGGACCCGTTCGCCTCCCTGAATGCCCGCATGAACGCCGGCGACATCATTGCCGAACCGTGGGCTACGCACCGGAGCCTGTATCCGACGTCGAAGGAACGCGAGGCCCGGGTCCGCGAACTGCTCCAGATGGTGGGGCTGCGCCCTTCCGATGCCCGCAAGTCGCCACAGGAGTTCTCCGGCGGACAGCGCCAGCGCATCGGCATCGCCCGAGCGTTGGCACTGAACCCGGACGTCATCATCCTCGACGAGCCCGTGTCCGCCCTGGACCTGTCCGTCCAGGCACAGGTCCTGAACCTGCTCAACGAGCTGCAGAAGGAACTCGGAGTTTCGTACATCTTTATCTCGCACGATTTGACGGTGGTCCGGCATGTGGCGGACCGGGTGGCCGTGATGTACCTCGGGCGCATCATCGAAACGGGCGCCACCGATGAGGTCTTTGACCACCCCAGGCACCCGTACACGGCGGCCCTGATGTCGGCGTCCCCGAAACTGGATGTCAGCGGAACGCAGCGGGACAGGATCGTTCTTCGGGGCGAGCTTCCGTCGCCGCTGGATCCGCCGTCGGGCTGCCGCTTCCGGACGAGGTGCTGGAAGGCGCAGGACATCTGTGCCGAAGTGTCACCGGAACCGCAGGTGCTGGCGGCCCCTGACGGCACGCGTCACCTCGCGGAGTGCCATTTCCCGCTCGATTCCATCAAGTTATAG
- a CDS encoding 2-hydroxyacid dehydrogenase — MKAGPGQPDGLESLKIVVTDPIISRFADQLKSDGGTHHWDMAAAWTAERRLDALAGADVVVCSSLSPAEAETASAVRLVHVTGAGYDKISFPQLQPPALVANTFHHARPIAEHVLMVTLMLSRNVAAAERALRRGEWRTIATDAGVPFHPVLADLTLGLVGLGSIGAEVARLAGSLGMTVRAVRRNPSAPLPDGVRLDWVGGNEQLPELLAASDVVVVTVPLDAGTKGMIGAAQLSAMKPSAFLINVARGPVVDQAALYAALKDRRIAGAGIDVWWGQPADGVVPPSERPFAELENTVLTPHHSGHARITFERRAADIAANIGRLARGEGLVNLVARPVPAK, encoded by the coding sequence GTGAAGGCCGGGCCGGGCCAGCCGGACGGACTGGAATCCCTGAAGATCGTGGTCACCGACCCCATCATCAGCCGGTTTGCCGACCAGTTAAAGTCCGACGGCGGCACTCACCACTGGGACATGGCGGCGGCTTGGACCGCGGAACGCCGGCTTGACGCACTGGCGGGGGCCGACGTCGTCGTCTGTTCCTCCCTCAGCCCCGCGGAGGCCGAGACGGCCTCCGCGGTGCGCCTGGTCCACGTCACTGGCGCTGGCTACGACAAGATCTCGTTCCCGCAGCTGCAGCCGCCGGCGCTGGTGGCCAACACCTTCCACCACGCGCGGCCCATCGCGGAGCATGTCCTCATGGTCACCCTGATGCTGTCGCGCAATGTTGCCGCTGCCGAACGCGCGCTCCGCCGGGGGGAATGGCGGACCATCGCCACCGACGCCGGCGTGCCCTTCCATCCCGTCCTTGCCGACCTGACCCTGGGACTGGTGGGCCTGGGGTCCATCGGTGCCGAGGTGGCCCGTCTTGCCGGATCGCTGGGAATGACGGTCCGGGCTGTCCGGCGGAACCCGTCCGCCCCTCTTCCCGACGGCGTCCGGCTCGACTGGGTGGGCGGGAACGAACAGCTCCCTGAGCTGCTGGCCGCGTCCGACGTCGTCGTGGTCACGGTACCGCTGGATGCCGGCACGAAGGGGATGATCGGGGCGGCTCAACTGTCCGCCATGAAACCGTCGGCTTTCCTCATCAACGTGGCCCGCGGCCCGGTGGTTGACCAGGCGGCGCTGTATGCGGCGCTGAAGGACCGGCGCATCGCCGGAGCGGGGATCGACGTGTGGTGGGGGCAGCCGGCGGACGGCGTGGTCCCGCCGTCGGAGCGGCCCTTCGCGGAACTGGAAAACACAGTGCTCACACCGCACCATTCCGGCCATGCGCGCATCACGTTTGAACGCCGGGCGGCCGACATTGCCGCCAATATCGGCCGGCTCGCCCGCGGCGAGGGCCTGGTGAACCTGGTGGCACGTCCCGTTCCGGCTAAATAG
- a CDS encoding glucarate dehydratase family protein, with protein sequence MNQAYDPAQHLNQARITGVSITPVAFKDPPLLNAVGVHEPFALRAIVEVHTDAGVSGFGETYGDAGHLARLQLAASALPGTDVFNINELRSRIAQALQQDTIEGGHGMSGMVTGSSTADRVLSPFDVAALDIQGKLLGRPVSDLLGGAVRESVQFSGYLFYKWAGHPGQAEDSWGAALEPEGIVRQARTMVDTYGLSALKLKAGVFPPEEEIAAIQALRAEFPDLPLRIDPNGAWNVETSIRVGKELHGVLEYLEDPTPGIDGMAAVRREVGMPLATNMCVVSFADVAPAVAAGAVDVILSDHHFWGGLRRSQFLAGITETFGLGLSMHSNSHLGISLAAMVHLAAATPNLDYACDTHWPWKDPSEDVIAGGVFAFTDGAVQVPTGPGLGVEVDRDALGRLHRQYLDCGLRSRDDTGYMKRLRPSYELQSPRW encoded by the coding sequence GTGAACCAGGCATACGACCCCGCCCAGCACCTCAACCAGGCCCGGATCACCGGCGTCTCCATTACGCCGGTGGCCTTCAAGGACCCGCCTCTCCTCAACGCCGTGGGTGTCCATGAGCCGTTTGCCCTGCGGGCCATCGTCGAGGTCCACACGGACGCCGGCGTTTCGGGCTTCGGTGAAACGTACGGCGACGCCGGCCACCTCGCACGGCTCCAGCTGGCGGCCTCTGCACTGCCCGGGACGGACGTGTTCAACATCAACGAGCTGCGCAGCCGGATCGCCCAGGCGCTGCAGCAGGACACGATCGAGGGCGGCCACGGCATGAGCGGCATGGTCACGGGTTCGAGCACCGCAGACCGCGTGCTGTCCCCGTTCGACGTCGCTGCGCTGGATATCCAGGGCAAGCTGCTGGGCAGGCCCGTGAGCGACCTCCTCGGCGGCGCCGTCCGCGAATCAGTCCAGTTCAGCGGCTACCTGTTCTACAAGTGGGCAGGCCACCCGGGCCAGGCAGAGGACAGTTGGGGCGCCGCCCTGGAGCCCGAGGGCATCGTCAGGCAGGCCCGGACCATGGTGGACACCTACGGCCTCAGCGCGCTGAAGCTGAAGGCCGGCGTCTTCCCGCCCGAGGAGGAGATCGCGGCCATCCAGGCACTCCGGGCTGAATTCCCCGACTTGCCGCTCCGCATCGACCCCAACGGCGCCTGGAACGTGGAAACCTCCATCCGGGTGGGCAAGGAACTGCACGGGGTCCTGGAATACCTTGAGGACCCCACTCCCGGGATTGACGGCATGGCCGCCGTCCGCCGGGAGGTGGGCATGCCGCTGGCAACGAACATGTGCGTGGTCAGCTTCGCCGATGTGGCCCCCGCCGTGGCGGCCGGTGCCGTGGACGTCATCCTCTCGGACCACCACTTCTGGGGCGGCCTGCGCCGGAGCCAGTTCCTGGCCGGCATCACCGAGACGTTCGGCCTGGGACTGTCCATGCACTCCAATTCCCACCTGGGCATCAGCCTTGCCGCCATGGTCCACCTTGCGGCGGCCACCCCCAACCTCGACTACGCGTGCGACACCCACTGGCCGTGGAAGGACCCGTCCGAGGACGTCATCGCCGGTGGCGTGTTCGCGTTCACGGACGGCGCCGTGCAGGTTCCCACCGGTCCGGGCCTCGGAGTGGAAGTCGACCGGGACGCCCTGGGACGCCTGCACCGCCAGTATCTGGACTGCGGACTCAGGAGCCGGGATGACACCGGCTACATGAAGCGGCTCCGCCCGTCCTACGAGCTTCAGAGCCCCCGGTGGTGA
- a CDS encoding LysR substrate-binding domain-containing protein — protein sequence MYSTKEARYFHDLVLRLFASAGAHANITQYASQVPALLAFVQAGLGVTLVPASAMAFAPAGVEFHEIDGRNGVQELNRVELELAWNEETANPAVLRLLELIESPAGDGVAAD from the coding sequence ATGTACTCCACCAAGGAGGCCCGCTACTTCCACGACCTGGTGCTGCGGCTGTTCGCCAGCGCCGGCGCACATGCCAACATCACCCAGTACGCCAGCCAGGTGCCGGCGCTGTTGGCGTTCGTCCAGGCAGGGCTGGGAGTGACTCTGGTTCCCGCCTCGGCCATGGCGTTCGCCCCCGCGGGCGTGGAATTCCACGAGATCGACGGGCGGAATGGCGTGCAGGAGCTGAACCGGGTGGAACTCGAGCTTGCGTGGAACGAGGAGACGGCCAACCCTGCGGTTCTGAGGCTTCTGGAGCTGATCGAGTCGCCTGCAGGTGATGGGGTCGCTGCGGACTGA
- a CDS encoding FadR/GntR family transcriptional regulator, which translates to MSRNLTADLAADLRTRIVDGVIQPGEKLPSENTLIGEFGVSRTVVRSALTRLQAEGLVETERGRGSFALTPPPGSPTSGQPTRAVVTAEDRLHLLEFRIGVETEAAALAAGNRTERQLNAMRQALAEFTGSGEHPAHAMKADFEFHKAVAAASGNPFYTDCLAALGQTMIAMPRTRLMTGVEHYARDHFEQVVHEHGSIFAAIADGDGAAASAAMRNHLANSRRRLRAGRE; encoded by the coding sequence ATGAGCCGGAACCTGACCGCGGACCTCGCCGCCGATCTTCGCACCCGCATCGTCGACGGCGTCATCCAGCCCGGTGAGAAGCTTCCGAGTGAAAACACCCTCATCGGCGAGTTCGGCGTCAGCCGGACTGTGGTCCGGTCCGCGCTCACGCGGCTCCAGGCCGAAGGACTCGTGGAAACCGAACGCGGGAGGGGCAGCTTTGCGCTGACCCCGCCCCCGGGAAGTCCGACGTCGGGCCAGCCCACCAGGGCTGTGGTCACCGCCGAGGACCGGCTGCACCTGCTGGAATTCCGGATCGGCGTCGAAACCGAAGCGGCAGCGCTTGCCGCCGGAAACCGGACAGAGCGGCAACTGAACGCCATGCGGCAGGCGCTGGCGGAATTCACGGGCAGCGGCGAACATCCTGCACACGCCATGAAGGCCGACTTTGAGTTCCACAAAGCCGTCGCGGCAGCCTCGGGAAACCCCTTCTACACTGACTGCCTAGCGGCGCTGGGCCAGACGATGATCGCGATGCCGCGCACCCGACTGATGACCGGCGTCGAGCATTACGCCCGGGACCACTTCGAACAGGTGGTCCACGAACACGGGTCCATTTTCGCCGCCATCGCGGACGGTGACGGAGCCGCAGCGTCCGCAGCCATGCGCAACCACCTGGCCAACTCGCGGCGCAGGCTCCGGGCCGGCCGCGAATAG
- a CDS encoding L-talarate/galactarate dehydratase has protein sequence MSTVDLIRHVKLSTARLPLAVPISDAKVFTGRQKPMTEVVFLFAEITTEQGHTGLGFSYSKRAGGPAQYAHAKEIAEEIIGEDPNDIGKLYTKLLWAGASVGRSGVATQALAAIDIALYDLKAKRAGLPLAKLLGSYRDSVQTYNTSGGFLNATMEEVKARATQSVEEGIGGIKIKVGLPDSKEDLRRVAGIREHIGWDVPLMVDANQQWDRATALRMGRQLEEFNLIWIEEPLDAYDFEGHAHLAQVLDTPIATGEMLASVAEHKGLIAANGCDIIQPDAPRVGGITQFLRLAALADERGLGLAPHFAMEIHLHLAAAYPREPWVEHFDWLDPLFNERLETKDGRMIVPDRPGLGVSLSDQARAWTTETAEFGA, from the coding sequence ATGAGTACCGTCGACCTCATCCGGCACGTCAAACTTTCCACCGCCCGCCTTCCGCTGGCTGTCCCGATCAGCGACGCCAAGGTATTCACCGGCCGCCAGAAGCCCATGACGGAGGTCGTTTTCCTCTTCGCCGAGATCACCACCGAGCAGGGCCACACCGGTCTTGGCTTCAGCTACTCCAAGCGTGCAGGCGGCCCCGCCCAGTACGCCCACGCCAAGGAAATCGCCGAAGAAATCATCGGCGAGGACCCCAACGACATCGGCAAGCTCTACACCAAGCTGCTCTGGGCCGGCGCCTCCGTGGGCCGCTCCGGCGTCGCCACCCAGGCCCTTGCCGCCATCGACATCGCCCTGTACGACCTCAAGGCCAAGCGCGCCGGGCTCCCCCTGGCCAAGCTCCTGGGCTCCTACCGCGACTCCGTCCAGACCTACAACACCTCCGGCGGCTTCCTGAACGCCACCATGGAGGAGGTGAAGGCCCGCGCCACGCAGTCCGTCGAAGAGGGCATCGGCGGCATCAAGATCAAGGTGGGACTCCCTGACTCCAAAGAGGACCTGCGCCGCGTGGCCGGCATCCGCGAGCACATCGGCTGGGATGTGCCGCTCATGGTGGACGCCAACCAGCAGTGGGACCGCGCCACCGCCCTGCGCATGGGCCGCCAACTCGAAGAATTCAACCTCATCTGGATCGAAGAGCCGCTGGACGCCTACGACTTCGAGGGCCACGCCCACCTCGCCCAGGTCCTGGACACCCCCATCGCCACCGGCGAAATGCTCGCCTCCGTGGCCGAGCACAAGGGCCTCATCGCCGCCAACGGCTGCGACATCATCCAGCCCGACGCCCCGCGCGTCGGCGGCATCACCCAGTTCCTCCGGCTGGCAGCCCTCGCCGACGAACGCGGCCTGGGCCTGGCCCCGCACTTCGCGATGGAAATCCACCTGCACCTGGCCGCCGCCTACCCGCGCGAACCGTGGGTGGAGCACTTCGACTGGCTGGACCCGCTGTTCAACGAACGCCTCGAAACCAAGGACGGCCGCATGATCGTTCCGGACCGCCCGGGCCTCGGCGTCAGCCTCAGCGACCAGGCCCGCGCGTGGACCACCGAGACGGCGGAATTCGGCGCGTAA
- a CDS encoding metal-sulfur cluster assembly factor — MSETETRAMVPGTKPLWQVEQALKDVFDPDLGANVVDLGLLYKLELGTDCAVIISMMLPSAAATCPFCTIIEEQVATALQGICGAWRLNWVGIPYWGPDRITEEGRHQMRIFGSKPLSGISRPCRPLSPWYSTK, encoded by the coding sequence ATGTCTGAAACGGAAACTCGGGCAATGGTCCCTGGGACCAAGCCACTGTGGCAGGTAGAACAAGCCCTAAAGGACGTCTTTGACCCGGACCTCGGTGCCAACGTCGTTGACCTTGGTCTCCTCTATAAACTGGAGCTAGGGACGGATTGCGCGGTAATCATTAGCATGATGCTGCCTTCCGCGGCTGCGACGTGTCCCTTTTGCACGATCATCGAGGAACAAGTCGCAACGGCACTGCAGGGCATATGTGGTGCATGGCGCTTGAACTGGGTTGGAATACCATACTGGGGGCCGGACCGTATTACCGAAGAGGGCCGCCACCAGATGCGGATTTTCGGCTCCAAACCTTTGAGCGGGATTTCACGTCCCTGCCGACCTCTTTCCCCGTGGTATTCGACGAAGTAG